From a region of the Branchiostoma floridae strain S238N-H82 chromosome 13, Bfl_VNyyK, whole genome shotgun sequence genome:
- the LOC118428566 gene encoding uncharacterized protein LOC118428566, whose protein sequence is MKVMIETSECVKDKDKDFNSSIIGVDQMLGVFVLIYGGMGVAFVALLVEWVVACARDVSRSDPKKPQTICEAVSRRVNVLWNRSKCRSSCDHAPGVGRPLQQIDEDLRTTDIALIGRSSAASYQCDNGPRSIKPTLV, encoded by the exons ATGAAAGTAAT GATTGAGACCTCGGAGTGCGTGAAAGACAAAGACAAGGACTTCAACTCGTCCATCATCGGCGTGGACCAGATGCTGGGAGTGTTCGTGCTCATCTACGGCGGGATGGGCGTGGCCTTTGTGGCCCTGCTGGTGGAGTGGGTCGTGGCCTGCGCCAGGGACGTCAGCAGATCCGACCCCAAG AAGCCCCAGACGATCTGCGAGGCTGTGAGCAGGAGGGTGAACGTCCTGTGGAACCGGTCCAAGTGCCGATCCAGCTGCGACCATGCTCCCGGAGTGGGCAGACCGCTTCAGCAGATTGACGAGGACCTGAGAACCACCGACATCGCGCTTATCGGCCGCTCATCGGCCGCCAGTTACCAGTGCGATAATGGGCCCAGATCCATTAAGCCTACGCTAGTGTGA
- the LOC118428567 gene encoding uncharacterized protein LOC118428567 translates to MAASCLISGVFAAMLLISGASAAFNPALNAFSRAVALDRTLVDIPHRLLCHELCLKDVSCASFQYDQTSRECRVSIVRDDLEEHPDDDVDDSLHDLSLDGLLPTSPGADSILGCTSEPDACINGHVCQETCTYDGAMTCSCRSSTWDRDGCRSVDVGSWEEWQSWGDCSATCGGGMKTRMRTCNDQYDGKSCVGKSTENRACAETPCPVWSEWSSWTKCQRCGRSRTRTRTCPSPGKCHGAPDERSSCMGSRECSTLVRLQRGLYVTDGWVEVWDQLNGYWRPLCGNWTQENGKVACHHVGFKDVEEDTPLDIMSLGCFNDTPSENPDEEAWNATAMNGPNTSASSPADCLAFCYPRGFKYAAIRSKDVCQCGRGYARNGQELSSMCSWKCAGDTSRTCGSELNDHLNDVFAYAPLGNSLYFPMDEKRAHSGEIMGEPSVVSRGGAGLIDGIVGKALYLDGNDQWAKSELLDGSCLGSTDYCEDSFSIGMWLKLMDVPDGDRYYLSTGGHTQSSYGFSLWYNAEEGKGPGFNVRHREASCKSHFDIPVGTWIHLVLSWRKPCDINIYINSTRVADLELRFEAPTQLDDYDRYTAFAIGAPNNKVAPKGLSGHAVFDELRFWDRKLDGKEIHQVMMHDLRMSGDHYHPPPGSKVMKGKYKCTGEEPLLGMCEHEEDSSLADELCHTSNLAFVRCVPYGRWDGWSAWTECKDGRTRRTRKCSTPSPHYEGDCRDSPGKGQQAKSCEVNPVK, encoded by the exons ATGGCAGCTTCGTGCCTTATCAGCGGGGTTTTCGCGGCAATGCTGTTGATTTCTGGAGCGTCTGCAGCCTTTAATCCGGCGTTAAATGCGTTTTCCCGCGCCGTGGCCCTGGACCGGACCCTGGTGGACATCCCCCACCGTCTGCTGTGCCACGAGTTGTGTCTTAAAGACGTCTCCTGCGCCTCCTTCCAGTACGACCAGACGTCTCGGGAGTGCCGGGTCAGCATCGTCAGGGACGATCTGGAAGAACATCCCGACGACGATGTGGACGACTCGCTTCACGACCTTTCCCTTGATGGGCTTCTTCCGACTAGTCCAGGCGCAGACTCG ATTCTTGGATGCACCTCGGAGCCGGACGCTTGTATCAACGGCCATGTCTGTCAGGAAACCTGTACCTACGATGGCGCGATGACCTGCTCCTGTAGGTCCTCCACATGGGACAGGGACGGCTGCAGATCTGTCG ATGTTGGCAGCTGGGAGGAATGGCAGAGCTGGGGAGACTGCTCAGCGACCTGTGGTGGCGGAATGAAGACGCGCATGCGCACATGTAACGACCAATATGACGGCAAGAGCTGTGTGGGTAAAAGTACGGAGAACCGCGCATGCGCGGAGACGCCTTGTCCAG TCTGGAGCGAGTGGAGCAGCTGGACGAAGTGCCAAAGGTGCGGCCGGTCCCGTACCCGGACCCGCACGTGCCCCAGCCCGGGGAAGTGTCACGGGGCTCCCGATGAGAGGTCGTCCTGCATGGGGAGCCGAGAATGCTCCA CCCTTGTCAGACTGCAGAGAGGCCTGTACGTGACTGACGGCTGGGTGGAAGTTTGGGACCAGCTGAACGGCTACTGGAGGCCGCTGTGCGGGAATTGGACACAGGAAAACGGGAAGGTGGCatgccaccatgttggattcaAAGACGTTGAAGAAGACACAC CGCTCGACATCATGAGCCTGGGCTGTTTTAATGACACTCCCTCGGAGAACCCGGATGAAGAAGCCTGGAATGCGACTGCGATGAACGGACCGAACACCAGCGCCTCCTCTCCTGCAGACTGCCTAGCCTTCTGTTATCCCAGGGGCTTCAAATATGCCGCCATTCGG TCTAAGGACGTGTGTCAGTGCGGCAGAGGGTACGCGCGGAACGGGCAGGAGTTGTCGTCCATGTGTAGCTGGAAGTGCGCCGGGGACACCAGCCGGACGTGCGGGAGCGAGCTCAACGATCATCTCAACGACGTCTTCGCATACG CTCCGCTAGGAAATAGCCTGTACTTTCCCATGGACGAGAAACGTGCTCACAGCGGCGAGATTATGGGGGAACCGTCCGTGGTGAGTCGAGGTGGAGCAGGCCTGATTGACGGGATAGTCGGCAAGGCCCTGTATCTGGACGGGAACGACCAATGGGCGAAGTCGGAACTGCTGGACGGGTCTTGCCTAGGGAGCACGGACTATTGTGAA GATAGTTTCAGCATTGGAATGTGGCTGAAACTGATGGATGTTCCGGACGGCGATCGCTACTACCTGTCTACAGGCGGCCACACCCAGTCCTCCTACGGCTTCAGCCTCTGGTACAACGCCGAGGAAGGCAAAGGGCCGGGGTTCAACGTCAGGCACCGCGAGGCGTCATGTAAG TCGCACTTTGACATCCCAGTCGGCACCTGGATTCACTTGGTGCTATCCTGGAGAAAACCGTGTGACATCAACATCTACATCAACAGCACCCGAGTCGCCGACCTGGAGCTGAGGTTCGAGGCGCCTACACAGCTGGATGAT TACGACAGATATACCGCCTTCGCTATAGGAGCCCCCAACAACAAGGTCGCGCCCAAGGGTCTCTCCGGCCACGCCGTTTTTGACGAGCTTCGGTTCTGGGACAGAAAACTGGACGGGAAGGAGATACACCAGGTCATGATGCACG ACCTGAGGATGTCGGGAGATCACTACCACCCTCCGcctgggtcaaaggtcatgaaGGGGAAGTACAAGTGCACCGGAGAGGAGCCGCTACTGGGCATGTGCGAGCACGAAGAGGACTCCTCATTGGCTGACGAGCTGTGTCACACAAGCAACCTGGCTTTTGTGCGCTGTGTTC CCTACGGGCGGTGGGACGGCTGGTCTGCCTGGACGGAGTGTAAGGACGGACGGACACGCCGAACCCGGAAGTGCTCCACCCCATCACCACACTATGAGGGAGACTGTCGTGACAGTCCTGGGAAGGGACAGCAGGCCAAGTCATGTGAGGTCAACCCCGTGAAGTAA
- the LOC118428568 gene encoding uncharacterized protein LOC118428568: MSGDHYHPPPGAKVMKGKYKCTGEEPLLGMCEHEEDSSLADELCDASNLAFVRCVPNSWLADWSEWEYCDDEGKTRRIRKCYSPSPHYQGDCSDSPGPREQVKDCEY; this comes from the exons ATGTCGGGAGATCACTACCACCCTCCGCCGGGGGCAAAGGTCATGAAGGGCAAGTACAAGTGTACCGGAGAGGAGCCGCTACTGGGCATGTGCGAGCACGAGGAGGACTCCTCATTGGCTGACGAGCTGTGTGACGCAAGCAACCTGGCATTTGTGCGCTGTGTTC CGAACAGCTGGCTGGCTGATTGGTCGGAGTGGGAGTACTGTGATGACGAAGGGAAGACGCGCCGGATCCGGAAGTGTTACTCCCCGTCCCCACACTACCAAGGGGACTGCTCCGATAGTCCGGGTCCAAGGGAGCAGGTCAAGGACTGCGAGTATTAG